The genomic interval ACCCTCATCAATAGCAACATGGACGACTGAGTGAAGACAGGACGAGTTCAAGAACTACAGGAGGACGCGATTCTCAATTAcgatgcagcagtgcaatgcaagagtgttactgcagaagattTGCAAagtccagtatagtggtggctcagttggtgccattagtaactctgttagcttattgtcaactgtttgactcttagtcgtacttagggacctcttgggtccttgttcttttagaacttgctgatttttaacGTACACTGTAATAattcttgtataagaaatgtatgtattgacagacagacagacagacagacagacagacagacagatcagccTTTTATGTATAGAGATGATAAGAACTAAGGTACATACTATGCTGTCTGTGTGGCTCTTATTGCTGGAGTCACACGAGAACTCTGATTCCTAGTAATTAGCTATAGATATGCAGAAGTGACAGCGACTGTACATGTCGAGGTATCATGCAAGGTTCATTTTGAAACTTCTGCATATCAAGAACTTTATCTCTGCATGGTTTCTGTTTTCCTTGGACGTAAAGTAGAACCGGAAAAGCGGACAAGTGACCACTACTCTAATGCCATAACAACATCCAAaaatattgacaaaattgcaaAAAGAAGACTATTTAACAAGAAAAGTGGTGCATATTAATCCTATAGCCCTGGAGAAACGGCACCATGCAGTAGAGCGCACCTACTGCGTAGAAAATCcttcacatccgggaactCATTCTTAGGATTTATGAAATGTTCAATAAGAGAGGCGAACTAAAAATAAGAATAACTATTACATTTAGACTAAGTCAAAGGCTCATCTGGTCATTTCTAATTACACATGTACAGGAGAGTGACTTTCACTTTAGTGACTGATGTATTGCACACTATATATCTAGACTAGCTAGTACAGTAGCTCCAGAGAATGAAAGTTTCAGATTCACAAATTGAGGCTGGTGGTCTTAGTATAGCAAAGTCACACGTTTTGACATGTTTCCAGATACTTTAATTGCCTTTCCAATATTCACAAACTCCCAATACATCAAGCAGGATGTCAGGTGCATGCAACTAACATGAAATCATTCACTAACAAAACCAAAAACCGTAAAAACGTATGTAAAACAGTTGCAGTACTTTCAAGATCTCAAATCAATTAAAAGTAACCCTTTGTGGCAGGGTTACTTTCAGCCTTTTCAATTGTGATGTAAATCCTTGGTCTGTGGCTTCCATCCTCATATGCCTCTGTTGTGTTCACCAGTTTAAAGTTGGCTTTATCAAGAGGCTCCACCAAACGCTTGAAGTTACCAGAACGAGCATAAAAGCTATTTTCAAACACATCCTTGTCTACGAGATTCCTTTCCAGCAGTCTGTAGGCATTCTCAAAAAAATTCTTAGTTACTAGACGACATTCGTCAACACGCTTTACTTCATCCGATGGCATTGATTTCTTCTCTTCAGCCCATTCTAAAGCAAGAGATTCTCtctttttttgtttttcttgttctCCTTGGTCTGCACTATCTGGCTTTTTCTCTGCATTCTTTCTACGGcgtcttctctctctgtcttcatAGAAGTATGCAATGTCTTGCAAACATTTGCGGATTTCCTTATAATTCTGGTCCATACGTGCGGCCTCCTCAGCTTTGCGATGATCTTTCACCGCCTTGGTACCAATAGCAGCAATAACGGTACCAACAACAGGTACAGCCATTTTCAAGCCAAATCTCCAGTCTAAACGGTCAAAGCTAGACCTTGAACTACGCTGTCAATTACACAACACCTTTTAGTTCAAATTATCCTGACACCCTTATAGGTACAGTACCCAGCAGGGCGTATTTCAGTGGGTCTTTTCAACAGGGTTTCCAAGAATTAGCCAGAGGAGTGTCGGCAACAGGTTAACTCGAGAACAAATTATTTGCATCACAGATTTTTGCATAATTCAATTCATGTAACAAGAATGATAATGCAAGACTGTACATCATAATGAGTTTGCATGTTAATTTAAAAGTTTTACATTTAAAATTTGGCAAAACAAGTTTCGAGGATTCCTTGAAGAAACCTTGCAGGTCTAATACATGTGTAACAGGTTGCCCACAGCACGTCTCTCGATTGGGTCCTGCTACTGACGGGATGGCCATAACACACATACCAAGAGTCTATTGTCTCGGACTAACGTTTACATAATCGCGCAAGGTGTCTACAATAGTCTAGCTCTTCCCAACATTCTCATGTTACTAACACGCCCAACTACTACACTCTTCCCCCCCTTACTTCCTTGACTACAGTACTTCAAgaacatgaacacaaacaaaatcaatcaCCAAGGACTGTCAAGTCAAATCAAAGTCCGCCAATCGTCTGGGTAACATTACTTGTCTCCTTGGGCGTCCTTCTGCAAGCTGTTGAAGTGGCTGTACTGGTGGTTGTACAGGAATTTGGTAAACTTCTTCAGCATACACTTGTTCTTCTTCCATTGATACTCTTCTGTCCTTCTTAGGTGTGGATCTTGTGATCTTGTTCCGAGTTTTCACATTCCTGTCGTTGAACGGCTGCACAGGCTCTTCTAACGTCAGATCTTGATCTTCAGAATGTCTATTCTTGGCTACCTCTCCTTGATAAAATCCTTGTCTATAATAGGGTTTTAAACGGTTCGCATGCACTCGTTTTTGACCTCTCCTTCCTTTCCCCACTAGCTGTATGATAACATTCGGTGCATGGTCAATCACCTTCACGATTTCATATGGACCTCGAAATTTTGCACTTAATTTGGGAGACAGTCCTCTTTTTACTGCCTGGTGATGCAGTAAGACCCACTGCTTTTCTTTGAAACCATGACTTTTTGTTGCGTGGTGACGATTGTAGCCTGTCTGCTGTCAAGCTTGAGATGCTGTGATCTCCTGGTCAACAATTTCTTTAGTCTGTGCCATTGTTTCAGCTAACTTCTTTGCGTAATTAGTTGCTAATTCTATCTCTGGCAAAGAGGAAATACTGGCTTCCACCGGTAATCGAACTTGCCGACCAAAGCACAACTCAAAAGGAGTGATACCAGTCGACATGTGCTTTGAAGTGTTATAGGCGAATACTACTAGGGAAATCCAATCATCCCAGTCAGTCTGGTCGGGCCCTACATACTTCGACAAAGCATTAATCAATGTTCGATTGAGCCTTTCCACCAACCCATCTCCTTGTGGATGGTAGGGTGTTGTGCTTGTTCTTGTTATGCCTAGGAGAGTACATACCTCCTTGATGACCGTACTTTCAAAATTTCTTCCTCGATCGCTATGGATAGTCAGCGGCATTCCAAATCTCAATATTACCGTATTGACTAACGCTCGTGCAGTTGTCGACGCCTTCTGGTCAGGGAGAGGAATCGCCTCTGCCCATTTTGTGAAATAGTCGCTGACTACAAGGAGATACCGATTTCCTCTCGACGAAAAGGGAAGTAGGCCGACAAAGTCCATTCCCCACATCTCAAATGGTTGGCCAATAGAGATGGATTGCATTGGCGCAGACACTCTTGCTTGTGCTCTATTCTTTGCCTGACAAGCATGGCAACTCTTTACCCACTCAGTTGCTTGTAGAGTGTACCCTGGCCACCAAAACCTTGTAGTAATTTTCTCCAAAGTCTTTTCAAGCCCGAAATGTCCGCTTTTGTCATGGCAGTGTTCTAAGACCTCAGCAACCAAAGCATTTGGTAACACCAACCGCTTTTGACTTTGATGACATTCCTGCCTTGTACTCCATCTTCCATTTGTAGTTGAGGCCAAATCTTCTTTAATGCCAACCAGCGTCGATTCTTTGCCCGTTGTGTTGGCACCTGCCTCCTCCTAGGAAAATCATTCATCACTAGTGAGAGTAATGGATCGGCTTCTTGCAATTGTCGTAACTCTTGGGCAGATCTGGTTATTCCAACACTAGAAACTGGCTTACTTTGTCTGCTGAGGTCATCTTGAAAACTAGGTGGGAACATGCTTTCTGGACACTCAAACTCTCCCTGCTCCTCTGTACTCTGAACTGGATGATCTCGAGACAAAGCATCTGCATTAACATTCTCACGACCAGGTCGGTGTTGAATTTGCCAGTTGTATTCCTCTAACTGCATTATCCATCTAGCAATGCATCCCTTAGGCTCTTTGAAAGACTTCAACCAAGACAACGGTTTGTGATCAGTTGTTAACACAAACTGGTTACCATAGAGATATGGCCTGAAATATGACACTGCCCACACAATTGCTAGTGCCTCTTTTTCAATAGTAGAGTAGTTTCGTTCAGGCTTCCTCAAAGTACGACTTGCATACCCAATAACACGCTCTACTCCGTTTTGGCATTGAGATAGCACTGCTCCTATACCACAATCAGACGCATCAGTAGCCAATTGAAAAGGATTTGCTTCAGGACTCAAATCCGGAAAAGCCACAATAGGATCACTCACCAAACATGATCTCAGACATTCAAAGGCTTCATTGCATGCGACTGTCCACTCAAAACAACTATTGCGTTGAAGCAATCGAAACAATGGAGCAGCCATCACTGAGAATCCTGAAATAAACCTGCGGTAATACCCTGCCAAACCTAGGAAGCGTCGAACAGCTGCCATATCTCGAGGAACTGGAAAGTTCCTTACAGCCATTAGATTCCGCTCTGCCGGTTTCAACCCATCCTTTGACACCACGTGGCCTAAATATTCCACCGAACTTTTCGCAAAATGGCATTTTTCTGGGCGAAGCTTTAGTCCAGCTTTCTGTAAGCATTGAAGTCCATTGGTAAGCCGCTCAAGATGACTATCAAAGGACTTTGAGAAGACAAGCACATCATCGAGGTAAACAAGACAAGCCACGCCTTGTATGCCAGAAAGAACTAAGTCCATCAGCCGTTGGAAAGATGACACCTTCTGCCAACATCTGGTCAACCTGTTCTTC from Corticium candelabrum chromosome 14, ooCorCand1.1, whole genome shotgun sequence carries:
- the LOC134189423 gene encoding uncharacterized protein LOC134189423 gives rise to the protein MAVPVVGTVIAAIGTKAVKDHRKAEEAARMDQNYKEIRKCLQDIAYFYEDRERRRRRKNAEKKPDSADQGEQEKQKKRESLALEWAEEKKSMPSDEVKRVDECRLVTKNFFENAYRLLERNLVDKDVFENSFYARSGNFKRLVEPLDKANFKLVNTTEAYEDGSHRPRIYITIEKAESNPATKGYF